In one Modestobacter sp. L9-4 genomic region, the following are encoded:
- a CDS encoding WhiB family transcriptional regulator gives MDWRHRALCRDEDPELFFPIGTTGPAVVQIEQAKAVCRRCPVVESCLEWALTSGQDSGVWGGLSEDERRALKRRTARTRVRTA, from the coding sequence ATGGACTGGCGCCACCGCGCGCTCTGCCGGGACGAAGACCCGGAGCTCTTCTTCCCGATCGGGACGACGGGCCCTGCGGTCGTTCAGATCGAGCAGGCCAAGGCGGTGTGCCGTCGCTGCCCGGTCGTGGAGTCGTGCCTCGAGTGGGCACTGACCTCCGGACAGGACTCCGGCGTCTGGGGCGGCCTCTCCGAGGACGAGCGCCGCGCCCTCAAGCGCCGCACCGCCCGCACCCGGGTCCGCACCGCCTGA
- the pssA gene encoding CDP-diacylglycerol--serine O-phosphatidyltransferase, producing the protein MPGRRTNTVEFVRGSVRGGRRRARSWLPSMFTLANMMCGFGAILVAFRGEYRLACALIALSVVFDIADGAVARLVGAVSPFGLQFDSLADLVSFGLAPALLVFALFSDGRDSLDALGWIACFIWVACAAIRLARFNTTIDPTADKRYFTGLPSPGAAGVVLASVFAFADLMEGRDRLWVLLVVLLPALLMISNVRYRSFRSLVSPKSGRPYGLALTVLVVVVGLVVVPTVACCVVAYSYLLSPLFIPLLSPLTRLVPARVKELLS; encoded by the coding sequence ATGCCGGGCAGGCGCACCAACACGGTCGAGTTCGTCCGTGGGTCGGTGCGCGGCGGGCGACGGCGGGCACGCTCGTGGCTGCCCAGCATGTTCACCCTCGCCAACATGATGTGCGGGTTCGGCGCGATCCTGGTCGCCTTCCGCGGCGAGTACCGGCTGGCCTGCGCGCTCATCGCGCTGTCGGTCGTGTTCGACATCGCCGACGGCGCGGTGGCCCGGCTGGTGGGGGCGGTCTCCCCGTTCGGGCTGCAGTTCGACTCCCTGGCCGACCTGGTCTCCTTCGGGCTGGCGCCGGCGCTGCTGGTGTTCGCACTGTTCTCCGACGGCCGCGACTCCCTCGACGCGCTGGGCTGGATCGCCTGCTTCATCTGGGTGGCCTGCGCGGCGATCCGGCTGGCCCGGTTCAACACCACCATCGACCCGACCGCCGACAAGCGGTACTTCACCGGCCTGCCCTCCCCCGGCGCCGCCGGCGTCGTGCTGGCCAGCGTGTTCGCCTTCGCCGACCTGATGGAGGGCCGCGACCGGCTGTGGGTCCTGCTGGTCGTCCTGCTGCCGGCGCTGCTGATGATCAGCAACGTCCGCTACCGGTCGTTCCGGTCGCTGGTCAGCCCGAAGAGCGGGCGCCCCTACGGCCTGGCCCTCACCGTGCTGGTCGTCGTCGTCGGCCTGGTCGTCGTCCCCACCGTCGCCTGCTGCGTGGTCGCCTACAGCTATCTGCTCTCCCCGCTGTTCATCCCCCTGCTGAGCCCGCTGACCCGGCTGGTCCCGGCCCGCGTGAAGGAGCTGCTGTCGTGA
- a CDS encoding HAD-IIA family hydrolase, with product MDGVLVHEGNALPGAAEFLARLVERNRRFLVLTNNSIFTPRDLSARLARSGLDVPEESIWTSALATADFLASQLPGGSAYVIGEAGLTTALHEAGYTLTDTAPDYVVLGETRTYSFEAITQAIRLVGAGARFIATNPDVTGPSPEGPLPATGSVAAMITKATGAEPYFVGKPNPMMFRSAMNRIEAHSESTTMVGDRMDTDVVAGIEAGLETVLVLTGSTKAEDVSRFPFRPSRILPSIAEVIDLV from the coding sequence ATGGACGGCGTCCTCGTGCACGAGGGCAACGCGCTCCCCGGCGCCGCGGAGTTCCTCGCCCGGCTGGTCGAGCGCAACCGCCGCTTCCTGGTGCTGACCAACAACTCGATCTTCACCCCGCGCGACCTCTCCGCCCGACTGGCCCGCAGCGGCCTGGACGTGCCGGAGGAGTCGATCTGGACCTCCGCGCTGGCGACGGCGGACTTCCTGGCCTCCCAGCTGCCCGGCGGCTCGGCCTACGTCATCGGCGAGGCCGGGCTGACCACGGCGCTGCACGAGGCCGGGTACACCCTCACCGACACCGCGCCGGACTACGTGGTGCTCGGGGAGACCCGCACGTACTCCTTCGAGGCCATCACCCAGGCCATCCGGCTGGTCGGTGCCGGCGCCCGCTTCATCGCCACCAACCCCGACGTCACCGGTCCCTCACCGGAGGGCCCGCTGCCGGCCACCGGGTCGGTCGCGGCGATGATCACCAAGGCCACGGGCGCGGAGCCTTACTTCGTCGGCAAGCCCAACCCGATGATGTTCCGCAGCGCCATGAACCGGATCGAGGCGCACTCGGAGTCGACCACCATGGTCGGCGACCGGATGGACACCGACGTGGTGGCCGGCATCGAGGCCGGGCTGGAGACCGTCCTGGTGCTCACCGGCTCCACCAAGGCCGAGGACGTCAGCCGCTTCCCGTTCCGCCCCAGCCGGATCCTGCCCTCGATCGCCGAGGTCATCGACCTGGTGTGA
- the sodN gene encoding superoxide dismutase, Ni — protein MRLFSMFSAVEATAHCDLPCGVYDPAQARIEAESVKALQEKYQANEDPVFRTRAILIKEQRADLVKHHLWVLWTDYFKPPHFEKYPELHELFNKATKQAGAAGAKGSMDPAEGQKLLDYIARIDTIFWETKAAA, from the coding sequence ATGCGTCTGTTCAGCATGTTCTCCGCAGTCGAGGCCACCGCGCACTGCGACCTCCCCTGCGGCGTCTACGACCCCGCCCAGGCCCGCATCGAGGCCGAGTCGGTCAAGGCCCTCCAGGAGAAGTACCAGGCCAACGAGGACCCGGTCTTCCGCACCCGCGCCATCCTGATCAAGGAGCAGCGGGCCGACCTGGTCAAGCACCACCTGTGGGTGCTGTGGACCGACTACTTCAAGCCCCCGCACTTCGAGAAGTACCCGGAGCTGCACGAGCTGTTCAACAAGGCCACCAAGCAGGCCGGCGCCGCGGGCGCCAAGGGCAGCATGGACCCGGCCGAGGGCCAGAAGCTGCTGGACTACATCGCCCGGATCGACACGATCTTCTGGGAGACCAAGGCAGCTGCCTGA
- a CDS encoding S24 family peptidase yields the protein MITPDGASGPGGTVPGLATRWVLARVTGPSMSPTVRHGDRLLVHRLRPGAAVRPGTVVLARFPARPDLLVVKRVRRAVPGGHWVEGDNPLVTDDSRAFGTAVVVGRVVARLRPRPGRLPRPPAAS from the coding sequence GTGATCACGCCGGACGGAGCGAGCGGTCCCGGTGGCACCGTGCCCGGGCTGGCCACCCGGTGGGTGCTCGCCCGCGTCACCGGGCCGTCGATGTCGCCCACCGTGCGCCACGGCGACCGCCTGCTGGTGCACCGCCTGCGCCCGGGTGCCGCCGTCCGGCCCGGCACGGTGGTGCTGGCCCGGTTCCCGGCCCGCCCGGACCTGCTCGTGGTCAAGCGCGTGCGCCGCGCCGTCCCCGGCGGGCACTGGGTCGAGGGCGACAACCCGCTGGTCACCGACGACTCCCGCGCCTTCGGCACCGCGGTCGTCGTCGGCCGGGTGGTCGCCCGGCTGCGCCCCCGCCCCGGCCGGTTGCCGCGCCCGCCCGCCGCGTCCTGA
- a CDS encoding GNAT family N-acetyltransferase: MSVRPVRPDDVPAVCRLVRELAAYERAEHEALMTDEQLHTALFGDAPALFGHVAETPDGEVAGFALWFLTFSTWRGTHGIHLEDLFVSPGHRGTGLGRELLRTLAQECVDRGYARLEWSVLDWNTPSIEFYRAAGALPMDGWSVFRLTDDALTRFAADRR, translated from the coding sequence GTGAGCGTCCGCCCGGTCCGGCCCGACGACGTCCCGGCGGTGTGCCGGCTGGTGCGCGAGCTGGCCGCCTACGAGCGGGCCGAGCACGAGGCGCTGATGACCGACGAGCAGCTGCACACCGCGCTGTTCGGCGACGCGCCGGCCCTGTTCGGGCACGTCGCGGAGACCCCGGACGGCGAGGTCGCCGGCTTCGCGCTGTGGTTCCTCACCTTCTCCACCTGGCGTGGCACCCACGGCATCCACCTCGAGGACCTGTTCGTCTCCCCCGGCCACCGGGGCACGGGCCTCGGCCGGGAGCTGCTGCGCACGCTGGCCCAGGAGTGCGTCGACCGCGGGTACGCCCGGCTGGAGTGGTCGGTGCTGGACTGGAACACCCCGTCGATCGAGTTCTACAGAGCAGCAGGCGCGCTGCCGATGGACGGGTGGTCGGTCTTCCGGCTGACCGATGACGCACTGACCCGGTTCGCCGCCGACCGACGGTGA
- a CDS encoding sensor histidine kinase codes for MSSLSERLTRGSASPSQVDHARRLVADWQLLADLAFADLTLWVPLASGAWWCVAQVRPLTAPTSQPEDLIGSEVTGPAAEPLVLAQREGRPITEGDPDWSGAFPRRREVIPVRHDGAVVAVLAKDTNLAATRSPSALELTYLDIAAELSLMVAAGTFPPRMLDDAEMSPRVGDGLVRLDGTGAVVYASPNALSAYRRMGVTGDVVGSDLGEVTRTVSADQVAGEAVAASIGAAVAGRFPDPMDVDNEAATMLVRALPLQAPGGEAGALVLVRDVTDVRRRDRALMTKDATIREIHHRVKNNLQTVAALLRLQARRMTEPAARAALEESVRRVASIAVVHETLAGSREDVVDVDDVLDQVLPMLGDVTAVGRPARFTRSGAFGELSAAVATPLVMAVTELLQNAALHAFPDGEPGTILLGAERDGDDLVVRVRDDGRGLPEGFDPAASTGLGLQIVRTLVTSELHGGLEMGPPASGPGTEAVLTLPGAGRPRH; via the coding sequence ATGAGCAGCCTGTCGGAACGTCTCACCCGCGGGTCGGCGAGCCCGTCCCAGGTCGACCACGCCCGCCGGCTGGTGGCCGACTGGCAGCTGCTGGCCGACCTGGCGTTCGCCGACCTCACGCTGTGGGTGCCGCTGGCCAGCGGGGCCTGGTGGTGCGTGGCCCAGGTGCGCCCGCTCACCGCCCCCACCAGCCAGCCCGAGGACCTCATCGGCAGCGAGGTGACCGGGCCGGCCGCCGAGCCGCTGGTGCTGGCCCAGCGCGAGGGCCGGCCGATCACCGAGGGGGACCCGGACTGGTCGGGGGCGTTCCCGCGGCGGCGCGAGGTCATCCCGGTGCGGCACGACGGCGCGGTGGTCGCGGTGCTGGCCAAGGACACCAACCTGGCCGCGACCCGGTCCCCGTCGGCGCTCGAGCTCACCTACCTCGACATCGCCGCCGAGCTGTCGCTGATGGTCGCCGCCGGCACGTTCCCGCCGCGGATGCTCGACGACGCCGAGATGAGCCCCCGGGTGGGCGACGGGCTGGTGCGGCTCGACGGCACCGGCGCGGTCGTCTACGCCAGCCCCAACGCCCTGTCGGCCTACCGCCGGATGGGCGTGACCGGCGACGTCGTGGGCTCCGACCTCGGCGAGGTGACCCGGACGGTGTCGGCCGACCAGGTCGCGGGGGAGGCGGTGGCGGCGAGCATCGGCGCCGCGGTCGCCGGGCGCTTCCCCGACCCGATGGACGTCGACAACGAGGCCGCCACGATGCTGGTCCGCGCGCTGCCGCTGCAGGCACCCGGCGGTGAGGCCGGTGCGCTGGTGCTGGTGCGCGACGTGACCGACGTCCGCCGGCGCGACCGGGCGCTGATGACCAAGGACGCCACCATCCGGGAGATCCACCACCGGGTGAAGAACAACCTGCAGACGGTCGCGGCGCTGCTGCGGCTGCAGGCCCGCCGGATGACCGAGCCCGCGGCCCGCGCCGCGCTGGAGGAGTCGGTGCGCCGGGTGGCCTCGATCGCGGTCGTGCACGAGACCCTGGCCGGCAGCCGCGAGGACGTGGTGGACGTCGACGACGTGCTGGACCAGGTGCTGCCCATGCTGGGCGACGTCACCGCGGTCGGGCGCCCGGCCCGGTTCACCCGCAGCGGCGCGTTCGGCGAGCTGTCCGCGGCGGTGGCGACCCCGCTGGTGATGGCGGTGACCGAGCTGCTGCAGAACGCCGCCCTGCACGCCTTCCCCGACGGTGAGCCGGGCACCATCCTGCTCGGCGCGGAGCGGGACGGCGACGACCTGGTCGTGCGGGTGCGCGACGACGGGCGTGGGCTGCCCGAGGGCTTCGACCCGGCGGCCAGCACCGGCCTGGGGCTGCAGATCGTGCGCACGCTGGTGACCAGCGAGCTGCACGGCGGGCTCGAGATGGGTCCGCCGGCCAGCGGCCCGGGCACCGAGGCCGTCCTCACCCTCCCCGGCGCCGGCCGCCCCCGCCACTGA
- a CDS encoding DUF6104 family protein, with translation MYFTDRGIEELAGRRGEEEVSLAWLADQLQAFVDQHPDFEVPVERFATWLARGGTDDDIED, from the coding sequence GTGTACTTCACTGATCGCGGCATCGAGGAGCTGGCCGGCCGGCGGGGCGAGGAGGAGGTCTCCCTCGCCTGGCTGGCCGACCAGCTGCAGGCCTTCGTCGACCAGCACCCCGACTTCGAGGTGCCGGTCGAGCGCTTCGCCACCTGGCTGGCCCGCGGCGGCACGGACGACGACATCGAGGACTGA
- a CDS encoding GNAT family N-acetyltransferase, which translates to MLTIDRAVPADFPRIAELTVGVYEGEGLVSPEYVPTLADVAGRADRADLLVARDGDGRIVGSVALVLAGDFGEVTRSPDEAAFRMLAVDAGARGQGVGEALVRTCLDRARAAGRARMVLSTGELMTAAHRLYERLGFQRLPERDWAPRPGIDLRVYVLDLG; encoded by the coding sequence GTGCTGACGATCGACCGCGCCGTCCCGGCGGACTTCCCGCGCATCGCCGAGCTCACCGTCGGCGTCTACGAGGGCGAGGGGCTCGTCTCCCCCGAGTACGTGCCGACCCTCGCCGACGTGGCCGGCCGCGCCGACCGGGCGGACCTGCTGGTCGCCCGGGACGGCGACGGGCGGATCGTCGGCAGCGTGGCGCTCGTGCTGGCCGGCGACTTCGGCGAGGTCACCCGGTCACCGGACGAGGCGGCGTTCCGGATGCTGGCCGTGGACGCCGGCGCCCGCGGGCAGGGGGTCGGCGAGGCGCTGGTGCGCACCTGCCTGGACCGGGCACGCGCCGCCGGGCGGGCACGCATGGTGCTGTCGACCGGGGAGCTGATGACGGCCGCGCACCGGCTGTACGAGCGGCTGGGCTTCCAGCGGCTGCCGGAGCGGGACTGGGCACCGCGGCCCGGCATCGACCTGCGGGTCTACGTCCTCGACCTCGGCTGA
- a CDS encoding FAD-binding and (Fe-S)-binding domain-containing protein, which yields MADVDGSGLARALYSTDASLYRVLPRVVVRPRHPDEIVATLAVCRELGVPLTARGAGTSIAGNAVGPGVVFDTSRHLTRVHRVDPGARTAVVDPGVVQSSLQAAARAHGLRFGPDPSTHDRCTIGGMIGNNACGSRALGYGRTSDNVVGLDVVTGGGERLTLAGGLPTGGLGDRLRDLTDAHLELLRTELGRFGRQVSGYGLEHLLPEHGRDLARALVGSEGTLALTLGATVRLVPEPTARVLVVLGYPSMPEAADATPALLPHSPTAIEGLDSRIVQRLHDVPAAVVPDLPRGEGWLIVEITGDDPAEVAARGARIAADAGAVDTMVVTDAAHAAAIWRIREDGAGLAARTSDGRPAHAGWEDAAVPVAQLGSYLRRFEALLLDHGLQGLPYGHFGDGCVHVRIDFPFGPGSPEPDRGRGRYRAFIGDAAALVAEYGGSVSGEHGDGRARSELLPVMYSPAVLDLFGRVKGLLDPDDVLNPGVLVRPAPFDADLRMAAAPAHRTRLALAYRHDGGDLSTAVHRCTGVGKCRADLTDAGAVMCPSFQATREEKDSTRGRARVLQEMLAPGGPVHDWRSPEVHEALDLCLSCKGCARDCPTGVDMSTYKAEALHQSYRRRRRLRPRAHYALGQLPRWADLAARAPGPVNRFLGSRLGGALARWGAGVDQRRDLPAFAPRTFRAGWTPLPDDGRPVVALWVDSFTDHFSPHVADAAVRVLDAAGYRVEVPPADTCCALTWITTGQLDAARRILTRTVARLAPWADAGVPIVGLEPSCTAVLRGEVVELVDDPAAARVQAATRTLAELLTATPGWTPPDLDGVELVAQPHCHHHATMGWTTDERLLRGAGAELTRVGGCCGLAGNWGVERGHHDVSVQIAEHDLLPAVRAAGPGAVVLADGFSCRTQLDHLADTGGRHLAELLADRLPH from the coding sequence GTGGCCGACGTCGACGGTTCGGGCCTCGCCCGCGCCCTGTACTCCACCGACGCCTCGCTCTACCGGGTGCTGCCCCGGGTCGTCGTCCGCCCGCGCCACCCTGACGAGATCGTGGCGACGCTGGCGGTGTGCCGTGAGCTCGGCGTCCCGCTGACCGCCCGCGGCGCGGGGACCTCGATCGCCGGCAACGCCGTCGGCCCCGGCGTCGTGTTCGACACCAGCCGGCACCTCACCCGCGTGCACCGCGTCGACCCCGGGGCCCGGACGGCGGTGGTCGACCCCGGCGTCGTCCAGTCGTCGCTGCAGGCCGCGGCCCGAGCGCACGGGCTGCGGTTCGGGCCGGACCCGAGCACGCACGACCGCTGCACGATCGGCGGGATGATCGGCAACAACGCCTGCGGCTCCCGGGCGCTGGGCTACGGCCGGACGTCGGACAACGTCGTGGGCCTGGACGTCGTCACCGGCGGCGGCGAGCGGCTCACGCTGGCCGGCGGTCTGCCCACGGGTGGGCTCGGCGACCGGCTGCGCGACCTCACCGACGCGCACCTGGAGCTGCTGCGCACCGAGCTGGGCCGCTTCGGCCGGCAGGTCTCCGGCTACGGGCTCGAGCACCTGCTGCCCGAGCACGGCCGTGACCTGGCCCGCGCGCTCGTGGGCAGCGAGGGCACGCTCGCCCTCACGCTGGGCGCCACCGTGCGGCTGGTGCCCGAGCCCACCGCCCGGGTGCTGGTGGTGCTGGGCTACCCGTCGATGCCCGAGGCGGCCGACGCTACGCCCGCGCTGCTGCCGCACTCCCCCACCGCGATCGAGGGGCTGGACTCCCGGATCGTGCAGCGGCTGCACGACGTCCCCGCCGCCGTCGTCCCCGACCTGCCCCGCGGGGAGGGCTGGCTGATCGTGGAGATCACCGGTGACGACCCGGCCGAGGTCGCCGCGCGGGGCGCGCGGATCGCCGCCGACGCCGGCGCCGTCGACACGATGGTGGTCACCGACGCGGCCCACGCCGCGGCCATCTGGCGGATCCGCGAGGACGGCGCCGGGCTCGCCGCCCGCACCTCCGACGGCCGGCCTGCGCACGCCGGCTGGGAGGACGCCGCCGTCCCGGTGGCCCAGCTGGGCTCCTACCTCCGCCGGTTCGAGGCGCTGCTGCTCGACCACGGGCTGCAGGGGCTGCCCTACGGCCACTTCGGCGACGGCTGCGTGCACGTGCGCATCGACTTCCCGTTCGGCCCCGGCTCCCCCGAGCCCGACCGGGGCCGCGGCCGGTACCGGGCCTTCATCGGCGACGCCGCCGCGCTGGTCGCCGAATACGGCGGGTCGGTGTCCGGGGAGCACGGTGACGGCCGCGCGCGCAGCGAGCTGCTGCCGGTCATGTACTCCCCCGCCGTGCTCGACCTGTTCGGCCGGGTGAAGGGCCTGCTCGACCCCGACGACGTGCTCAACCCCGGCGTGCTGGTGCGGCCGGCGCCGTTCGACGCCGACCTGCGGATGGCCGCCGCACCGGCCCACCGCACCCGGCTGGCGCTGGCGTACCGGCACGACGGCGGCGACCTGTCCACGGCGGTCCACCGGTGCACGGGGGTGGGCAAGTGCCGGGCCGACCTCACCGACGCCGGTGCTGTGATGTGCCCGTCGTTCCAGGCGACCCGGGAGGAGAAGGACAGCACCCGCGGCCGGGCCCGGGTGCTGCAGGAGATGCTCGCCCCCGGCGGCCCGGTGCACGACTGGCGCTCACCCGAGGTGCACGAGGCCCTCGACCTCTGCCTGTCCTGCAAGGGGTGCGCCCGCGACTGCCCGACCGGTGTCGACATGTCGACCTACAAGGCCGAGGCGCTGCACCAGTCGTACCGCCGCCGCCGCCGGCTGCGGCCGCGGGCGCACTACGCGCTCGGGCAGCTGCCCCGCTGGGCCGACCTGGCCGCCCGCGCGCCCGGGCCGGTCAACCGGTTCCTGGGCAGCCGGCTGGGCGGCGCGCTGGCCCGGTGGGGAGCCGGGGTCGACCAGCGCCGGGACCTGCCGGCCTTCGCGCCGCGCACCTTCCGCGCCGGCTGGACGCCGCTGCCCGACGACGGGCGGCCCGTGGTCGCGCTGTGGGTCGACTCGTTCACCGACCACTTCTCCCCGCACGTCGCCGACGCCGCCGTCCGGGTGCTGGACGCCGCCGGCTACCGGGTGGAGGTGCCCCCGGCCGACACCTGCTGTGCGCTGACCTGGATCACCACCGGCCAGCTGGACGCCGCCCGCCGCATCCTGACCCGCACGGTGGCCCGACTGGCCCCCTGGGCCGACGCCGGGGTGCCGATCGTGGGCCTGGAGCCCTCCTGCACCGCGGTGCTGCGCGGCGAGGTCGTCGAGCTGGTCGACGACCCGGCCGCGGCGCGGGTGCAGGCCGCGACCCGGACGCTGGCCGAGCTGCTCACCGCCACCCCCGGCTGGACGCCCCCGGACCTGGACGGCGTCGAGCTGGTCGCCCAGCCGCACTGCCACCACCACGCGACGATGGGCTGGACGACCGACGAGCGGCTGCTGCGCGGCGCCGGGGCCGAGCTCACCCGGGTCGGTGGCTGCTGCGGCCTGGCCGGCAACTGGGGCGTCGAGCGCGGGCACCACGACGTGTCGGTGCAGATCGCCGAGCACGACCTGCTGCCCGCCGTCCGGGCGGCCGGGCCCGGGGCCGTCGTCCTGGCCGACGGCTTCTCCTGCCGCACGCAGCTCGACCACCTCGCCGACACCGGTGGGCGGCACCTCGCCGAGCTGCTGGCCGACCGGCTGCCGCACTGA
- a CDS encoding diacylglycerol kinase family protein — MRALLVANPAATTTTRKVRDVLVRALSSELQVDVAETGHRGHARDLAAQAATDGVDVVVTLGGDGTVNEAANGLLAAGPGPRVPMLAVVPGGSTNVFSRALGRSRDPVEATGEILDSLRAGRTRLVSLGTASARTASARTDDAGWTEPRWFVFAAGLGFDADVISRVESQRARGRRSTGALYVRSGVDAFLLGRDRRRPPVTLELPGRAPVDGLFLALVSNVSPWTYLGERPIVPSPEASFDSGLDVFAMGRVGVVRMLHHLRQTMAARPDARGRGVHRWHDLAELTLTASRPQGWQLDGDHLGTTTGLRVRSVPEALRVVV, encoded by the coding sequence ATGCGTGCGCTGCTGGTGGCGAACCCGGCGGCGACGACCACCACCCGCAAGGTGCGCGACGTGCTGGTGCGGGCGCTGTCCAGCGAGCTGCAGGTCGACGTCGCGGAGACCGGGCACCGGGGCCACGCCCGTGACCTGGCCGCACAGGCAGCCACCGACGGCGTCGACGTCGTGGTGACCCTGGGCGGTGACGGCACCGTCAACGAGGCGGCCAACGGCCTGCTCGCGGCGGGTCCGGGGCCGCGGGTCCCGATGCTGGCCGTCGTCCCCGGCGGGTCGACCAACGTCTTCTCCCGGGCGCTGGGCCGCTCACGGGACCCGGTGGAGGCGACCGGGGAGATCCTCGACTCGCTCCGCGCAGGCCGCACCCGGCTGGTGTCCCTGGGCACCGCCTCCGCGCGCACCGCCTCCGCGCGCACCGACGACGCCGGCTGGACGGAGCCGCGGTGGTTCGTCTTCGCCGCCGGCCTGGGCTTCGACGCCGACGTGATCTCCCGGGTCGAGTCCCAGCGCGCCCGCGGACGGCGCTCCACCGGGGCGCTCTACGTCCGGTCGGGGGTCGACGCCTTCCTCCTCGGCCGCGACCGCCGCCGTCCGCCGGTGACGCTCGAGCTGCCCGGCCGCGCCCCGGTCGACGGGCTCTTCCTGGCACTGGTGTCCAACGTCAGCCCGTGGACCTACCTGGGCGAACGGCCGATCGTGCCCAGCCCCGAGGCCTCCTTCGACAGCGGCCTGGACGTCTTCGCCATGGGCCGGGTCGGCGTGGTGCGGATGCTGCACCACCTGCGGCAGACCATGGCCGCCCGGCCCGATGCCCGCGGGCGCGGCGTGCACCGCTGGCACGACCTCGCCGAGCTGACGCTGACGGCGTCCCGGCCGCAGGGCTGGCAGCTCGACGGCGACCACCTGGGCACCACCACGGGCCTGCGCGTGCGGTCGGTCCCGGAGGCACTGCGCGTCGTCGTGTAG
- a CDS encoding metal-dependent hydrolase, translated as MLGHSHALSGLAVGAATLPWAPVDGTVAQVAWVSAVGGLAMLPDLDQQGSTISRMWGPLTDVPSGLVNTVARGHRWGTHDAVLAPLVFGLLAHAAAWNRWSSLVVLALAIGLALRALHVVIPGRAENTVIGNLVLSFGGAWLLLAHSPAPAWLPWAVAVGVLTHIAGDWLTREGVPVPVVWLVHRSRLAPVHLRTGATVEKAVLVPLFVVATVAFLYLNTGASDLVDPLLARLGG; from the coding sequence GTGCTCGGTCACTCCCACGCCCTCTCCGGCCTCGCCGTCGGTGCCGCCACCCTGCCCTGGGCGCCGGTGGACGGCACGGTCGCCCAGGTCGCCTGGGTCTCCGCGGTCGGCGGCCTGGCGATGCTCCCCGACCTCGACCAGCAGGGCTCGACCATCTCCCGGATGTGGGGCCCGCTCACCGACGTCCCCTCCGGGCTGGTGAACACGGTCGCCCGCGGCCACCGGTGGGGCACCCACGACGCCGTCCTGGCGCCGCTGGTGTTCGGCCTGCTCGCCCACGCCGCCGCCTGGAACCGGTGGTCGAGCCTGGTGGTGCTCGCCCTGGCCATCGGGCTGGCGCTGCGCGCGCTGCACGTGGTCATCCCCGGCCGGGCCGAGAACACGGTGATCGGCAACCTGGTGCTCTCGTTCGGCGGCGCCTGGCTGCTGCTGGCACACAGCCCGGCCCCGGCGTGGCTGCCGTGGGCCGTCGCGGTGGGCGTGCTCACCCACATCGCCGGTGACTGGCTGACCCGCGAGGGCGTGCCGGTGCCGGTGGTCTGGCTGGTGCACCGCAGCCGGCTGGCACCGGTGCACCTGCGCACCGGTGCGACGGTGGAGAAGGCGGTGCTCGTGCCGCTGTTCGTCGTCGCGACCGTGGCGTTCCTCTACCTCAACACCGGGGCCTCGGACCTCGTCGACCCGCTCCTCGCCCGCCTGGGCGGCTGA
- a CDS encoding phosphatidylserine decarboxylase, which produces MRIDRAGWPFLAVPLGSAAATAALGQGAGVRWVRLLAWPSLALSAYMALFFRDPQRQADSVAPARDDVVSPADGVVMVAGEPQPGVAPEGDWQQVSVFLSVVDVHVNRAPYGGQVTRSTYAPGSFLAAYRAESAHRNERSELWVVDGERTVVFRQIVGVLARRIVTRVVPGQQVATGERIGLMKFGSRMDVFVPPECTVLVTKGQRVRGGETVIARWSPPS; this is translated from the coding sequence ATGCGCATCGACCGGGCCGGCTGGCCCTTCCTCGCCGTCCCCCTGGGCTCCGCGGCGGCCACCGCCGCCCTCGGCCAGGGTGCCGGCGTCCGCTGGGTCCGGCTGCTCGCCTGGCCGTCCCTGGCGCTGTCGGCCTACATGGCCCTCTTCTTCCGCGACCCGCAGCGGCAGGCGGACTCCGTCGCACCGGCCCGGGACGACGTGGTCTCCCCCGCCGACGGCGTGGTCATGGTCGCCGGCGAGCCGCAGCCCGGCGTGGCCCCCGAGGGCGACTGGCAGCAGGTCAGCGTCTTCCTCTCCGTCGTCGACGTGCACGTGAACCGGGCGCCCTACGGCGGCCAGGTCACCCGCTCCACCTACGCCCCCGGCAGCTTCCTGGCCGCCTACCGGGCCGAGAGCGCGCACCGCAACGAGCGCAGCGAGCTGTGGGTGGTCGACGGCGAGCGCACGGTGGTCTTCCGCCAGATCGTCGGCGTGCTCGCCCGCCGGATCGTCACCCGCGTCGTCCCGGGCCAGCAGGTGGCCACCGGCGAGCGGATCGGGCTGATGAAGTTCGGCTCCCGGATGGACGTCTTCGTGCCGCCGGAGTGCACCGTCCTGGTCACGAAGGGGCAGCGGGTGCGAGGCGGCGAGACCGTCATCGCCCGCTGGTCCCCGCCCAGCTGA